The Streptomyces sp. NBC_00569 genomic sequence TCCGCCGTGGTGCCGTACGCCCGCGCCAAGCTCAACCTGCGCTTCCACCCCCGTCAGGACCCGAAGGAGGCGCAGGCCAGGCTCGTCGAGCATCTGCGCTCCCTCACGCCCTTCGGTGTCCGGCTCACCGTCACCCCCGGCGACACGGGCCCCGGCTACGAGGCCACGACCGGCGGCCCCGCCTACCGCGCCGCGCTCACCGCGCTCAAGGAGGCCTGGGGCACGGACGCCTCCTACGTCGCGACCGGCGGTTCGATCCCGCTGGTCAACGGCCTGGCGAAGGCCGCACCCGGCGCCGAGGTACTCCTCTTCGGCGCCCAGGACAGCATGTGCAACCTGCACGCCCCCAACGAGCGCGTCCTGTTCTCCGAGCTGCGCAGCACCGTCGTCGCGATGTGCGCGTTCGTCCGCGAGTACGCCGCCGGCTTCCGCGCCGGAACCGCCTCGCGACGGTAAGACCCCAACACCACGGTGGCGGGGCACAGCGCGAAGAAGCAGGAAGCCACGGAATCCCACTTGCGGCCTGTGTCGCGTAGCGGCACAGCACCGGGTAAGGGACGGCCAGAATCCTCGGGCTTCGGCCCGAGGAGCATGCCAAGACAAGTACCTGCGTTTCATCTGGCCGCTGCTGGCCATCCTGTTCGTGCTGATCTGCGGGTTCGTGGCGGCGGGGGCGGCGTGGACGTGACGGGTGCGCGTTCCTTCGGGCCTTCGGCCGTCAGCGGCGCGTGCGGCGGCGGGTCCGTTCGCCGGGGGTCTCGATGAACTGGAGTTCCAGGGCGGCCGGGGCCGCGGCGATCCCGGGGCCGCCCGCCTCGGCCCAGCGCAGGATCTCGTCCGTCGCGTCGTCGCCCATCGACCAGCCCACCCATGCGGGGCGTCCGCCCCGCCGCCGGCCCTCTCCCGACGGCTGCACCACCATGACGTTCGCCTGGTCGCAAGGGCCCAGACAGTCCGTCACCCGCACCGCGACCGCGCCGCCGGACGAGGCGGCCGCGGCCCGCAGCCGCTCCAACTGCCACGCGTGGTCATAGCCGGGGTACTTCGCCGTGTTGCCGCAGCAGCAGCCCCTGCACACCACGAGGGTGCAGGGGCGGGCGCCGGCGGCACCGATCACGGAACGGGTGGGTCGGGTAGGTCGGGCGGGCACAGAACTCCTTGTCCGGGCGGGCACATGACGCGTACAGGTACGGAGCGATTCTCCGTCATGTACGCGTCCGCCCCCAAGTGCGCGCCCCGGGCGCCCCGTAATGGAGTCGCCGGCCCTCACGCACCGTCGATAGCCTGGCCCCATGCCTGCCGCGCACGAAGTCATGACCGATCGCGTCTTCCTCGACCACGTCGCCGACCGGCTCGCCGGGCTTCCCGGTGTGCGGGCCGTCGCGCTCGGCGGGTCGCGGGCCCAGGGCACTCAACGACCGGACAGCGACTGGGACTTCGCGATCTACTACCGGGGCGATTTCCAGCCGGACGACCTGCGGGGCGTCGGGTGGGAGGGGGAGGTCTCCGGGATCGGCGGGTGGGGTGGCGGGGTCTTCAACGGCGGGGCCTGGCTGACCGTCGACGGGCGGCGCGTCGACGTCCACTACCGCGATCTCGACGTGGTGGAGCGGGAGTCGGCCGAGGCCGAGCGGGGGCGCGTCCGCTGGGAGCCGCTGATGTTCCATCTGGCCGGGATCCCGACCTACCTCGTGGTCGCCGAACTCGCCCTCAACCAGGTGCTGCGGGGTGCGGCGCCCTGCCCGGACCGCTACCCCGAGGCCCTGCGCAAGGCGGCCCCCGAGATGTGGTGGGGACGCGCCCAGGGCACGCTCCAGTACGCCAGGGCCAACAACGCGCCCCAGGGCGGCAGGGCCGAGGTGCACGGAGCGGTCGCCGTGGCCGCGCTGTCGGCCGCCCACGCCGTACTCGCCGCACGCGGCGAGTGGGTCACCAACGAGAAGCGACTCCTGGAGCGGGCGGGCCTGTTGGGCGTCCACAGCCTGCTCGCGGGCG encodes the following:
- a CDS encoding nucleotidyltransferase domain-containing protein, with the protein product MPAAHEVMTDRVFLDHVADRLAGLPGVRAVALGGSRAQGTQRPDSDWDFAIYYRGDFQPDDLRGVGWEGEVSGIGGWGGGVFNGGAWLTVDGRRVDVHYRDLDVVERESAEAERGRVRWEPLMFHLAGIPTYLVVAELALNQVLRGAAPCPDRYPEALRKAAPEMWWGRAQGTLQYARANNAPQGGRAEVHGAVAVAALSAAHAVLAARGEWVTNEKRLLERAGLLGVHSLLAGASGDLTDVVDRTQLLLESAVDFARRT
- a CDS encoding (2Fe-2S) ferredoxin domain-containing protein; translation: MPARPTRPTRSVIGAAGARPCTLVVCRGCCCGNTAKYPGYDHAWQLERLRAAAASSGGAVAVRVTDCLGPCDQANVMVVQPSGEGRRRGGRPAWVGWSMGDDATDEILRWAEAGGPGIAAAPAALELQFIETPGERTRRRTRR